The window CTTCACAGCAAAGGGTTAGAGATTTCTGGGGATCTACTTTTTGGGGATCGGTGATGACGGCAATCAGGGCATAAGAGACGGCTATGAGAGCTTCCCTGGGACTTTTGCCAAACCCCCTTATTCCAATATCCGCCATGTGGGGAAAAGTTTCCCACCGCAAGGAAGAGATCTCCTCTTTGTCAAGATCCATAAGAGAATCTAATCCAAAAAGGAAAATTTTACCTCAAGCAAAATGTTTTTCTTTTATTTGGGCCGTAAAATCAGTTTATTTTCCAAGAGATGTAAAAAAGATTAACAGTCCAGGGAAAAGGTGAGAATCATTCTCCCCCAAATATCAGAAAAAAAATCGAGATGGGGAAAACAAAACCAAGGCCGGGCAGCCGACCTGCGCCGCCTTCACCTTTTTTTAAGAACTTATCATTGGTTTGCAAGGGTGCTGAAAAAAAATCTCCCTCATCTATCTACCGGTCTTTTAATAGGAGCGGGAGAGGGATTTTTAGGCCGTTTTCTTTATAACGATCCCCTCCTTCGTGAAAAAATAGAAATCATCGGGTTGGACATCGCTCCAAGACCGGTCAATTGGCCTCTTCCATGGAAATGGATCCATGGAGAACTCCTTAAATTTGACGGCTGGAACAGATATTCTTTTATCCTAGCCAACTGGGTTTTTTATGCCTATGACGACCAGGATCTAAAAAAGATAGGGGAAAAAATCCTGGATAGCAACGCCTCCTTGTTGGTTTTTGCAGAGCCTTATCGATCCCGGGTCCACAGCCTAGGACTTCTGTTTTTTAGCACATTAGGCCTCATTCGTTCCTCTTATCCGGAAATTTCTACCGCGGTACAAGCCGGATTTCAAGGAAGAGAATTAATCGAGGCCTTGAGGCTGGAAGATGGCCGTTGGAATATTTCCCTGAGTTCTCCTTTTTGGATTTCTCAAAGGTTAGTTGCCCGGCGTTTTTAACTTTCTTTTCGTAAGCTCTTTTTAAGCCGCCGTTTTTTTTCTCGATGAAGATCTTCTGCCCAACTCAAGCCAGGGGACAAGGCTCATCATCATCCTTCTTTTCCCGACTCGAGGGAAACCCCAGAAAGAGCTTGCTTAGGCTTCGTCCTTAGGGCGCCACTTGAGGACAAGAGAGCGGTTCTGCGCATCTTTATGGTAGGCCCGGGTGCTTTTCCCGAAGAGCAAGGGATCAAGTGCAGAACCGATGTCCAGGTAAACATGGTTGGGAGAGATTTCCCAAAGGGCATGGATCAGGATCTTGCCTAAAGGACCGGCTGCAACTAAAAAGAGGGAATGATCCGACCGAGTGGCCATCCAATCGAGACGGCCCAAAATGGCATTTTTATTTTTTTCCCAGAACCTTACGCAACTCCCTTCTATAGGAAAGATATCTTTTGCCCCGGTAATTTCACGGATGAGCCGAGGATTGATTCTAGAGTTGCCTATAAAACAGACTTCTTTTGGCCAATTTTTAATCCGCGGCAGGTATTCCTTGAGAAAAAGATCGTGGTTGGCATTGGCAAAAAGGGCGGCAAAGGTAACTTGGGATAGGGGAGCTTTGATGTAGTGCAATACCGTCCTGTGCATTTCTGGACTGGTGTCCCACGAAGGAACCCCGTAAAAGAACCGGCGGTCAGTTAAAAGGAGAGATTTTCTGAGGTCCGCTCTGAAAGAAAGGTTTTTGCGGGGGTTGTACTCCCATTCCCCCTTGCACCCTACCCTTTGATTGGAGAGGATTAAGGCTTCCCCGTCGTTGTAGCGGCTAAAGGCAAAAGGCTCTTTCTCATCCAAAAGCGAAAGCAGAAGGTAGAAATCTTTCCTGAAATCTTGGGTCATCATGGTCGGGTTTTGTTTTGTTGCTTGGGGAAAAAATGGGAAAGGGCTTGGGATCGAATGGCTTCATACTTGCTTTTTCTTTCGAGCACTAAGGAGGGAGATAAAATGGCCTTCCCAAAAAAAAGAAGAAAAAGCTCCCAATGACTCTTGAGGAGTTGAAAAAAAGCGATGCGATCGATAGCTTGTTTTGTATAGTGCTTGTGGTAAAAAATGTACTCGGCTTTGAGCTTTCTTTCCCAGAGCAACTCTGAAGATAAAGTTTCACTGCTGTGCCCCCCAATGTGATAAGCTTGGATCTGGGGATAGTAAGCGAGAGAAAAACCCAGTTTGCGAATGCGCAGGCAAAGGTCCTGGTCTTCGCCGTAAAGAAAGAACTCTTCGTCAAAACCTCGGAGCCGATCGAGGATTTCTTTTCTTACGGCTAGGCAGGCTCCAAGGAGAGCCGCAATTTTCCCTGGAAATTTGGGTATGGATCCTTTAGCCCATTTTTGGTTGGGGTAAGTCAGGCTCATGCTTGGTTGTAGGGTGCCGTCCGGATAAAATAATGCAGGACCGATGGCTCCTGCTTGTTGTTCTTCATCGAAAAGGTGAGCTATTTTTTTTAAAAAATAAGGGTTTTTAATGATCACATCGGGATTAAGGAACAAAACGAATCGGCCTTTTGCCCTATCCAAGGGCATGTTCGCCGCTTGTGAAAAACCCCTGTTAGTGGGATTGCTGATGAAGATAATCTCCCGGGAATACCCTTCGAGGATATCTTGCGTCCCGTCGGTCGAGTTGTTATCTACGACAAAGATCTCTAGCTTGGTGCCTTTTTGGGCAAACAGCGCTTCCAGGGCCTTTCTTATAACATTTTTGCTTTGAAAAGTGACGATTATAACCGACCAATCTAGAGAATATTCCACTACCGGCTGCTCAATCATGACACTATAGCCAAAACTGCCCCTTTTCTTTGTCAATAAAGAGTAAAGAATTTATTGTTGTTTGGATAACAACTGTGAAAATTTTAGCAAAAATTTATGGAAATTAAACATCTTTATTTCCATTTCCCATTTTGTTCCACGGTTTGTCCTTATTGCGGATTTTACGTCACGACAGCCGCAAGAAAGGAAATTTACCTCGTCATTGAGGCCCTGATAAGAGAAGTGGAACTGCTCAGCACTACCTTTCGGTTAAATCCCCAAACTCTCTTTATAGGCGGAGGGACACCCTCGCTGGCCAAGCCGGCTGAAATAGATCGGCTGCTTGCGGCGATTCCCAAAGAAAACGTTAAGGAAATCACCATTGAAGCAAATCCCAGGACTGTGACCCTGCAAAAAGCGGTTCAATGGAAAGAATCGGGTATTAACAGGGTGAGCTTGGGTGTCCAGTCTTTGGATGAAAAGGAGCTTTTGATCCTTGGAAGAAGGCATAAACCTAAAGATGTTGTCGATTCGGCAAACGCTCTCAGAAAAGGAGGCATAGAAAATATTAACCTTGATTTTATATTTGGCATTCCTACCCAGGGTGTCGAATCTTTTAAAAGGAGCTTATACAGGGGTTTGGAATTATCCCCGAAACACATTTCTTTGTATTGCCTGAGCTACGAGGAGGGAACACCTTTTTTTGAAGAGATGAAAAAAGGAAGGTTCGTTCCGGATGAAAAAAAAGAGATCGAAATGATGGAGATGGCCTGCGAGCTTTTAGCTGACCATGGTTTTGTCCGCTACGAGGTCTCCAATTTTGCTTTGCCCGGCTATCAGTCCCTTCATAATAAGGCTTACTGGCAAGGAAAAGATTATTTAGGGATAGGGCCCAGTGCTTGTTCAACGGTCGGAAACAAAAGATGGTCCAACCTAAACGATTACATCCAATATGTCCAGGAGCTTCAAGAAGGGAGACTGCCCATTAAGACAATGGAAAGTTTAGATGAAGAATTAAAAAAGAAAGAAAGGCTGTTTTTGGCTCTGCGTACGGACGAAGGCATAACCTTAGGGCAGGAGGGAGAAAAGGAAAAAAGGACCGTAGAATGGCTTGTTGAAGAAGGACTTGGGTATATCAAGGAAAATCGTTTCATTTTAACCAATCGGGGTTTTCTCCTCGCCGATGAAATTGCCCTTTACTTTTTATAGTCAAACTGGGATTCCCCATGGGGATAAGGGGTGAAAAAACTTTTTCTTTTGGGAATTCTTCCTTTTAAGAACGGTGAAAAAAAGCGGAGCTTCTTTTCGATAAAATTTCCTTTTTTTCCAATGAAGGCAACGGCAAAAGGCGGTTTTCTTTGCTGCGGTATGCTTTTAAGCTAGGGCTGTTTAGGGAGGGATTTTGGATTTTTTGTTTGTTTTATTTCTTTTCGACTGATCGGGACATACCCATAGGGATCAAAGCGGAAAATGATTTCACCCGGTTTGCCCATGTTAAGTCGATCACGGGCTATCCGTTCAATAAAAGCCGGATCATGCTTGAGAAGATCGAGCTTCCGGCTCAACTCCTTGTTCTTTAACTCCTCGGCCGCATATTCCTTTGAGAGAAGTTCTTTTTTCTTTTCCAGTTGATCGATCTTCCGGATAATCGGAATGAAAAAGCTCAGGAGTAGGGCTAAAAGACTACAAAAGATGAGAAACTTGGTCCACTGGACGAAATAGATCCAGACGTTGAGACTCTTTAGTTTAATCATCTTTACTGTCTCCAAGCTTAATCCCATAGACCGCATTTTCACCCAAGAGCTCTTCAATCCTGAGCAGTTGGTTGTACTTGCTTAGCCTGTCGGACCGGCAAAAAGAACCCGTTTTAATTTGTCCCGCATTCAAGGCTACGGCAAGATCGGCAATAAAAGGATCTTCACTTTCTCCCGATCTATGACTGACCATGACCCTGTATCCATGTTT is drawn from Methylacidiphilum infernorum V4 and contains these coding sequences:
- a CDS encoding glycosyltransferase family 2 protein, with translation MIEQPVVEYSLDWSVIIVTFQSKNVIRKALEALFAQKGTKLEIFVVDNNSTDGTQDILEGYSREIIFISNPTNRGFSQAANMPLDRAKGRFVLFLNPDVIIKNPYFLKKIAHLFDEEQQAGAIGPALFYPDGTLQPSMSLTYPNQKWAKGSIPKFPGKIAALLGACLAVRKEILDRLRGFDEEFFLYGEDQDLCLRIRKLGFSLAYYPQIQAYHIGGHSSETLSSELLWERKLKAEYIFYHKHYTKQAIDRIAFFQLLKSHWELFLLFFGKAILSPSLVLERKSKYEAIRSQALSHFFPKQQNKTRP
- the hemW gene encoding radical SAM family heme chaperone HemW, whose translation is MEIKHLYFHFPFCSTVCPYCGFYVTTAARKEIYLVIEALIREVELLSTTFRLNPQTLFIGGGTPSLAKPAEIDRLLAAIPKENVKEITIEANPRTVTLQKAVQWKESGINRVSLGVQSLDEKELLILGRRHKPKDVVDSANALRKGGIENINLDFIFGIPTQGVESFKRSLYRGLELSPKHISLYCLSYEEGTPFFEEMKKGRFVPDEKKEIEMMEMACELLADHGFVRYEVSNFALPGYQSLHNKAYWQGKDYLGIGPSACSTVGNKRWSNLNDYIQYVQELQEGRLPIKTMESLDEELKKKERLFLALRTDEGITLGQEGEKEKRTVEWLVEEGLGYIKENRFILTNRGFLLADEIALYFL
- a CDS encoding FtsB family cell division protein, translated to MIKLKSLNVWIYFVQWTKFLIFCSLLALLLSFFIPIIRKIDQLEKKKELLSKEYAAEELKNKELSRKLDLLKHDPAFIERIARDRLNMGKPGEIIFRFDPYGYVPISRKEIKQTKNPKSLPKQP